A genomic segment from Glycine max cultivar Williams 82 chromosome 1, Glycine_max_v4.0, whole genome shotgun sequence encodes:
- the LOC100799642 gene encoding endochitinase: MKLDTIFAFIVVYILLVTSSEFPSVAADDVSSIISASQFEQLLKHRNDQICEGKNGFYSYNAFVTAARTFDGFGTTGDVNTRKREVAAFLAQTSHETTGGGGWPNAPDGPYAWGYCFVTERDKSNNYCEISKAPCASGKSYYGRGPLQLTHNYNYDLAGKAIHSDLINNPDLVAQDPVVSFQTAIWFWMTSQANKPSCHDVITNRWTPSSVDMAANRAPGYGVITNIINGRIECGNGPSPASNDRIGFYKKYCEIFGLSDATNLDCSSQKSFDQD; this comes from the exons atgaaattagacACTATCTTCGCCTTTATCGTAGTTTATATTCTGCTGGTAACCTCATCAGAGTTCCCTAGTGTTGCTGCAGATGATGTTAGCAGCATCATCAGTGCTTCCCAATTTGAGCAATTGCTGAAACACAGAAACGATCAAATTTGTGAGGGGAAGAACGGATTCTACAGCTACAATGCTTTTGTCACTGCTGCCAGAACCTTTGATGGGTTTGGCACTACGGGTGATGTTAACACTCGTAAGAGGGAGGTTGCAGCTTTCCTAGCCCAAACCTCTCACGAGACCACAG GAGGAGGAGGATGGCCTAATGCCCCAGATGGGCCATATGCTTGGGGTTATTGCTTTGTCACAGAAAGAGATAAATCCaataattattgtgaaattagCAAGGCACCATGTGCCTCAGGCAAATCATACTATGGTCGAGGACCCCTTCAGCTGACACA CAACTACAACTATGATCTAGCTGGAAAAGCCATACATTCAGACTTGATAAACAATCCAGACTTGGTAGCCCAAGACCCAGTGGTATCATTCCAGACAGCTATATGGTTTTGGATGACATCACAAGCCAATAAGCCCTCATGCCACGACGTGATCACCAATAGGTGGACCCCATCTTCTGTCGACATGGCAGCTAATAGAGCCCCAGGTTATGGTGTGATCACCAACATCATCAACGGTAGGATTGAATGTGGGAATGGTCCTTCTCCAGCCTCAAATGACAGGATCGGGTTTTATAAAAAGTATTGTGAGATTTTTGGGCTCTCAGATGCTACCAACTTGGATTGCAGTAGCCAAAAGTCCTTTGATCAAGATTAA
- the LOC100797532 gene encoding uncharacterized protein — protein MVGSHTAKEFHYHVRSITLPCRLHPSLSEIEKELKRLKTWELASSHSQTEGIKAGLTWVEELYNFVEELVGCPLTQQALLRCDGKHVEKPLDMSVCLLDMCGSARELLSLMKENVLDLQSALRRKGVNSRVNSQICAYICFRKKARKDITERLKALKTMESGFKSYSCPLLLDLDHHLLMVISVLREISKINISFFRKLLLYMCTPVLKNNTGGWSLFTRIVSSGSDKQKRVISEMGDIDNVLCTFHGCFKKIDTKTDVQIMKRRLGELEGSIRELEAGLDCRFRCLIQQRVFLNLFTS, from the coding sequence ATGGTTGGCTCACACACAGCCAAGGAATTTCACTATCATGTTAGATCCATTACCTTGCCTTGTAGGCTACATCCTTCATTATCCGAGATTGAAAAAGAGCTGAAGAGGCTGAAGACATGGGAATTAGCCTCATCACATTCACAAACTGAGGGCATCAAAGCAGGGCTAACATGGGTCGAAGAGTTGTATAATTTTGTGGAGGAACTTGTTGGTTGCCCACTTACTCAACAAGCTCTTCTACGCTGTGACGGAAAGCATGTAGAGAAGCCACTTGACATGTCAGTTTGTTTGCTTGACATGTGTGGATCAGCTAGAGAATTGTTGTCATTGATGAAGGAAAATGTGCTAGACCTTCAATCAGCCCTGCGCAGAAAGGGTGTGAATTCAAGGGTTAATAGCCAGATTTGTGCCTACATTTGTTTCAGGAAGAAGGCAAGGAAAGACATCACAGAAAGGCTCAAAGCACTCAAGACAATGGAAAGCGGCTTTAAATCATATTCATGTCCTCTCTTATTAGATTTAGATCACCATCTACTAATGGTGATCAGTGTGCTAAGAGAAATAAGCAAAATCAACATCTCATTTTTTAGGAAACTCCTACTTTATATGTGTACACCAGTTTTGAAGAACAACACTGGTGGGTGGTCATTGTTCACTAGAATAGTGTCCTCTGGATCAGACAAACAAAAGAGGGTCATAAGTGAAATGGGGGACATTGATAATGTTCTTTGCACCTTCCACGGGtgttttaagaaaattgataCAAAGACTGATGTACAAATTATGAAGAGGAGATTGGGGGAACTAGAGGGAAGCATTAGAGAATTGGAGGCAGGATTAGATTGTCGCTTTAGATGTTTGATACAACAAAGGGTGTTTCTTAATCTTTTCACCtcttaa
- the LOC100798061 gene encoding putative DNA (cytosine-5)-methyltransferase CMT1, with product MAKKRSASDATDDAQNDTVSLLPSQRKKPKHSAPNPDACFVGKPIPSAEARAKWPHRYPSEVKKKAPARSSEEVTSENSEVMLARCHYRQAKVDGVVYNLYDDAYVKAEDGKPDYIARIVEMFETVDKEQCFMAQWFYRAEDTVIKNHGDLVDKKRVFISDVKDVNPLDCIVSKVKIFKKNPSVDLASKKAKLPFCDYYYDMKYTVPYLTFSNLVNETVKTESDASSTISSESGSIGCVNNANLAKRKTTQNNSSGSSQWTLLDLYSGCGAMSTGLCLGASLAGIKLVTMWAVDINAHACKSLKLNHPETHVRNEPAEDFLNLIKAWAKLCEEFALLGSERSDSDPDMDEDENEAVQKEESGNQSDLEEFEVEKLLAVCYGDPNGVKKPGLYFKVRWLGYDSSYDTWEPIDGLSDCKEVMKDFVTKGYKKRLLPLPGDANFICGGPPCQGVSGFNRFRNAEAPLEDTKNKQLLVYMDIIDFLKPKYVLMENVVDILKFSGGYLGRYAIGRLVAMNYQARMGMMAAGSYGLPQFRMRVFLWGARPTEQLPPYPLPTHEVVSRGFVPTEFEEITVAYDKKDTCQLAGALLLDDAISDLPPVTNDENQDERNYGAPARTEFQRYIRLKKNEMVGSMATAQSTPRRILYDHRPLQLNKDDYDRVCQIPQKKGANFRDLPGVLVNGNKVEWDPSVERVMLDSGKPLVPDYAMTFVRGTSTKPFGRLWWDEIVPTVVTRAEPHNQAILHPRQNRVLTIRENARLQGFPDCYKLCGPVKERYIQVGNAVAVPVALALGYTFGLACQGLSDDKPLTTLPFKYPSCLALSSLAGTENDNESS from the exons ATGGCTAAAAAACGCAGCGCATCAGACGCCACCGATGATGCACAAAACGACACCGTATCGCTGCTTCCCTCCCAACGCAAGAAGCCCAAGCACTCTGCTCCTAACCCCGACGCCTGCTTCGTCGGAAAGCCCATTCCTTCTGCCGAGGCCCGCGCCAAATGGCCCCACCGATACCCCTCCGAg GTGAAAAAGAAAGCTCCAGCTAGAAGCTCAGAAGA GGTTACGAGTGAAAACAGTGAGGTTATGCTGGCTAGGTGTCATTATCGTCAAGCTAAAGTAGATGGAGTTGTTTATAACCTCTATGATGATGCTTATGTTAAG GCCGAAGACGGTAAACCAGATTATATTGCACGAATCGTTGAGATGTTTGAGACTGTTGATAAGGAACAATGTTTTATGGCTCAGTGGTTCTACAGGGCCGAAGACACT GTGATAAAAAATCACGGTGATCTTGTTGACAAGAAGCGGGTTTTTATATCTGATGTGAAGGATGTAAATCCCCTTGACTGTATTGTTTCAAaagtcaaaattttcaaaaaaaacccAAGT GTAGATTTGGCTTCAAAGAAGGCAAAATTGCCTTTTTGTGATTACTATTATGACATGAAGTACACTGTGCCATATCTAACATTTTCCAACCTAGTCAATG AAACAGTTAAAACCGAGAGTGATGCATCTTCCACAATTTCTAGTGAATCTGGATCCATTGGTTGCGTTAATAATGCTAATCTGGCAAAGagaaagactactcaaaataatAGTTCTGGTTCCTCGCAGTGGACTTTGCTAGACTTGTATTCTGGTTGTGGAGCCATGTCCACAGGGCTTTGTTTGGGTGCATCCTTGGCTGGAATAAAACTTGTCACA aTGTGGGCTGTGGACATTAATGCACATGCATGCAAAAGTTTGAAGCTGAACCACCCTGAAACTCAT GTTAGAAATGAACCAGCTGAAGACTTCTTAAACCTAATAAAAGCTTGGGCCAAGCTTTGTGAAGAGTTTGCATTATTAGGATCAGAACGGTCAGATTCCGATCCAGACATGGATGAAGATGAGAATGAAGCTGTGCAAAAAGAAGAGTCAGGAAATCAATCTGACTTGGAGGAATTTGAAGTAGAAAAATTACTTGCTGTGTGCTATGGTGATCCAAACGGCGTCAAAAAACCAGGACTATATTTTAAA GTGCGTTGGCTGGGTTATGATTCCAGTTATGACACATGGGAGCCAATAGATGGATTGAG TGATTGCAAGGAAGTTATGAAAGATTTTGTGACAAAAGGCTACAAGAAAAGATTATTGCCTCTTCCT GGTGATGCTAACTTTATTTGTGGTGGACCCCCGTGTCAAGGAGTAAGTGGTTTCAACCGCTTCAGGAACGCAGAAGCTCCATTAGAGGATACAAAGAATAAGCAGTTGCTTGTTTACATggatattattgattttttgaaGCCAAAATATGTCCTCATGGAGAATGTCGTTGATATTTTGAAGTTTTCTGGTGGTTATCTGGGGCGTTATGCCATAGGCCGTCTTGTAGCTATGAATTATCAAGCAAGAATGGGCATGATGGCAGCAGGGTCTTATGGCCTTCCACAATTTCGTATGCGTGTTTTCCTTTGGGGAGCTCGTCCTACTGAG CAATTGCCTCCATATCCGTTACCAACGCATGAGGTGGTGTCAAGAGGTTTTGTTCCCACTGAGTTTGAA GAAATTACAGTAGCTTATGATAAAAAGGATACCTGTCAGCTGGCTGGTGCTCTTTTACTTGATGATGCAATATCAGATCTCCCACCT GTTACAAATGATGAGAACCAGGATGAAAGGAACTATGGAGCTCCTGCTCGAACTGAGTTTCAAAGATATATTAGATTGAAGAAAAACG AGATGGTGGGTAGCATGGCTACTGCTCAAAGCACACCACGTAGAATACTGTATGATCATCGTCCTCTTCAATTGAACAAAGATGATTATGACAGAGTTTGCCAGATTCCCCAGAAGAAG GGTGCAAACTTCAGAGATCTACCTGGAGTACTTGTGAATGGCAACAAAGTTGAATGGGATCCATCGGTTGAAAGAGTGATGCTAGACTCTGGAAAGCCTTTG GTTCCTGATTATGCAATGACATTTGTCCGTGGGACCTCTACTAA GCCATTTGGTCGGTTGTGGTGGGATGAAATTGTGCCAACAGTGGTGACAAGGGCCGAGCCTCACAACCAG GCCATTCTCCACCCTAGACAAAACCGAGTACTTACCATTAGAGAGAATGCGAGACTACAAGGATTTCCTGATTGCTATAAACTTTGTGGGCCTGTCAAAGAGAG GTACATACAAGTTGGAAATGCTGTTGCTGTTCCTGTTGCTCTAGCATTGGGATACACGTTTGGTTTGGCCTGCCAGGGACTGTCTGACGATAAGCCTTTGACAACCCTCCCCTTCAAGTATCCAAGTTGTCTTGCCCTTTCATCTCTTGCAGGAACTGAGAATGATAACGAATCAAGTTGA